In Torulaspora delbrueckii CBS 1146 chromosome 1, complete genome, one genomic interval encodes:
- the TOK1 gene encoding Tok1p (similar to Saccharomyces cerevisiae TOK1 (YJL093C); ancestral locus Anc_1.273): MGYASKGNGFVWDVALKESLSLNHERVSIIRCNAGSKYFITWFHISCYFPVFTACLGPIANTISIACVVERWRLTRIFENGIQTGVHSFKDPVGIFAFNVISLVLGFMSNLVLLLHFSERLSYLKAQCICILGWTTASFMLLIDVIVCGTRYFDENHEKSIGFWYAVITSGLYFGCTITLTTHFIGYFLGVYPPRFNLIKNERSLMVFTVSFSIILIWGGGMFSKLLHLSFGNSLYFCVVSVLTIGLGDILPSSDATRILILVYSYLGVINLALIVAMTTGIIKNAGSSVVFFHQVEAFREKEVTRLNNHEVTYTSEEAFNKMVEFRKRALSRKRIHSLLSVLFAFIIFWNLGSLALKFAENWSYFDGIYFCFLCLITIGYGDYAPASGAGRAFFVLWALGAVPLMSAIISTVGDILLDLSDSLDLSIANRFRPGLQGIMIYCSRSFQKYVLNTDEILPEDDTDGVDSEENESHNSSSSSDRYPKGATECYSDVGNVAVRGHTESPPKSTKFKRKTPWNLPHQFFHRKDDEHLLGRLELFDEMRRLVNALREFRFITRQSKNYSLSYKQWNEVKSLNILTRDPTVANDPSFWLSDHSPLRFPMDQPKFVVIRLLTRMEELFKSFFDDEEAYQMHPTKGGLTNLSTNHQKAGELPNRRSIGQRGRSLSI; the protein is encoded by the coding sequence ATGGGTTACGCAAGTAAAGGAAATGGCTTTGTATGGGATGTGGCCTTGAAAGAATCGTTATCACTCAATCATGAGCGAGTAAGCATTATTAGATGCAACGCAGGCTCAAAATATTTTATTACCTGGTTTCATATCTCTTGCTATTTTCCGGTGTTTACGGCGTGTTTAGGGCCAATAGCTAATACAATATCCATAGCGTGCGTGGTAGAAAGATGGAGGCTTACTAGGATCTTTGAGAATGGGATACAGACAGGTGTGCACTCATTTAAGGATCCAGTGGGCATCTTTGCTTTCAATGTCATATCATTAGTACTGGGATTCATGTCGAACCTTGTTCTACTGTTGCATTTTAGCGAAAGGTTAAGCTATCTCAAGGCTCAATGTATTTGTATACTTGGTTGGACTACTGCAAGCTTCATGCTCTTAATCGATGTTATAGTCTGTGGTACCCGATACTTTGACGAAAATCACGAAAAATCCATCGGGTTCTGGTATGCAGTTATCACATCAGGACTTTATTTTGGATGTACAATAACTCTTACTACTCATTTCATTGGTTATTTCCTCGGAGTGTATCCCCCAAggttcaatttgatcaagaacgaGAGAAGTCTAATGGTTTTCACCGTTTCCTTCTCAATTATTCTAATATGGGGAGGGGGGATGTTTTCAAAGCTATTGCACCTTTCATTTGGCAATAGTTTGTATTTCTGCGTTGTTTCGGTATTGACAATAGGTTTAGGTGATATTTTACCCTCATCTGATGCAACTAGAATTCTGATTCTTGTGTACTCCTACCTTGGCGTCATAAACTTGGCTCTCATAGTGGCGATGACAACTGGAATAATAAAAAATGCTGGTTCATCTGTGGTCTTTTTCCATCAAGTTGAAGCTTTTCGAGAGAAGGAGGTAACTCGTTTGAATAACCATGAAGTTACTTATACATCTGAGGAAGCATTTAACAAGATGGTTGAATTCAGGAAGAGAGCACTGTCAAGAAAACGGATACACTCTTTGCTATCTGTTCTATTTgctttcattattttctGGAACCTTGGCAGCTTGGCATTGAAATTTGCAGAGAATTGGTCCTATTTTGATGGAATATATTTTTGTTTTCTATGTTTGATTACTATTGGTTATGGTGACTATGCTCCAGCTTCTGGAGCCGGTAGGGCATTCTTTGTGCTGTGGGCTTTGGGCGCAGTACCGTTGATGAGTGCGATAATTTCAACAGTCGGTGACATTTTGCTCGATCTTTCTGATAGCCTTGATCTGTCGATCGCTAACCGATTCAGGCCTGGACTTCAAGGTATAATGATTTATTGTTCAAGATCCTTTCAAAAGTACGTCTTGAATACTGATGAAATTCTGCCTGAGGACGACACCGATGGAGTTgatagtgaagaaaatgaaagtCATAACTCATCCAGTTCTAGTGATCGTTACCCCAAAGGGGCCACTGAATGCTATTCGGACGTCGGTAATGTCGCGGTACGCGGTCATACAGAATCACCGCCCAAATCAACCAAATTCAAACGAAAAACTCCATGGAACCTTCCACACCAATTCTTCCACAGAAAGGATGACGAGCATTTGCTCGGTCGACTAGAgctatttgatgaaatgaGACGGCTAGTGAACGCACTTAGAGAGTTCAGATTTATTACCAGGCAAAGCAAAAATTATTCTCTCAGTTACAAGCAATGGAATGAAGTTAAAAGTTTAAACATTCTCACCCGCGATCCTACTGTTGCCAATGATCCTTCCTTCTGGCTCTCAGACCACAGTCCACTAAGATTTCCAATGGACCAGCCCAAGTTTGTCGTCATTCGCTTACTAACTAGGATGGAGGAACTTTTTAAGAGTTTctttgacgatgaagaagcttaTCAAATGCACCCGACGAAAGGAGGTTTGACCAATCTGTCTACGAATCATCAAAAAGCAGGCGAGTTGCCTAACAGACGATCGATTGGCCAAAGAGGTCGATCTCTGTCGATCTAG
- the PHR1 gene encoding deoxyribodipyrimidine photo-lyase PHR1: protein MKRGPVGSPIVKSNKKPKVHGDYEQYMHLNTTYYTHPITCQKANNFNNQSRKKPVDLLKQLNSKQEKSGGIKTFIHWFRGDLRVHDNRALLEALEQFKKYKEQGPAQFLTIFTINEHDWRAHLDSGWKLKFQLNAVRNLGERLSKMSIPLHVLHFQPEDPLLCSSGEYASWLKSECLKLAKDSGPTLVTANLQYGADEQYRDVKVFERCDAKFKFQVFHDACVIDPGTLATGKGTQYTVFTPWYKKWIAEVQEDLKDSGFVKEEPEKPISDQKVEFKNPDYELPSEFANYIPEGGPEVPEASEKAAFQQLSDFLKGKVHDYEKKDHLPDEGSSHLSCYITSGLISTRVVVKESVKESNGAVAAKDVRKNSPVQEFIREVAWRDFYKHAFSNWPFLSMDIPYHFELNDMNWRDDKEAFISWCEGKTGVPIVDAIMRKLLCTGYINNRARMITASFMCKNLLLDYRWGERWFRKHLIDFDLASNVGGWGFCSSTGIDSQPYFRILNMELQSKKFDPKGDYIRKWVPELKDCKDVHTFHLARKGYKSAIVDYKKSREDALAAYREII, encoded by the coding sequence ATGAAGAGAGGTCCAGTTGGGAGTCCCATTGTCAAAAGTAACAAGAAACCAAAAGTTCACGGGGACTATGAACAGTATATGCACTTGAATACAACGTATTATACGCACCCGATTACTTGTCAAAAGGccaacaacttcaacaacCAAAGTAGAAAGAAGCCAGTGGACCTTTTGAAGCAACTTAATTCAAAGCAGGAAAAATCCGGCGGTATCAAGACATTTATTCACTGGTTTAGAGGTGATTTGAGAGTTCATGATAATAGAGCTCTGTTAGAAGCACTCGAAcagttcaagaaatataAAGAACAGGGTCCTGCCCAGTTTTTGACAATTTTTACCATCAACGAACACGATTGGAGAGCTCATCTGGATAGTGGTtggaaattgaaattccaaTTAAATGCGGTCAGAAACCTCGGCGAGAGGTTATCAAAGATGTCTATCCCGCTGCATGTGCTGCATTTCCAACCCGAGGATCCATTGCTGTGCAGTTCCGGTGAATATGCGTCATGGTTAAAGAGTGAGTGTTTAAAACTGGCCAAAGATTCAGGACCTACTCTGGTTACGGCCAATTTGCAATACGGAGCCGATGAGCAATACCGTGATGTAAAAGTATTCGAAAGATGTGACGCTaaattcaaatttcagGTCTTTCATGATGCCTGTGTTATAGATCCGGGCACTTTGGCCACTGGTAAAGGCACTCAATACACAGTATTCACCCCTTGGTATAAAAAATGGATAGCAGAGGTGCaggaagatttgaaagattccGGATTTGTGAAGGAAGAGCCTGAGAAGCCAATTAGTGATCAGAAGGTAGAGTTTAAGAACCCGGATTACGAGTTGCCCTCTGAATTTGCAAACTACATCCCGGAAGGCGGTCCAGAAGTACCAGAAGCTTCTGAAAAGGCTGCTTTCCAACAATTGTCAGATTTTTTAAAAGGTAAAGTACATGATTACGAGAAAAAGGATCACTTACCAGATGAGGGTTCTTCTCACCTTAGCTGCTATATCACCTCAGGGCTCATAAGCACTAGAGTTGTTGTCAAAGAAAGTGTCAAAGAAAGTAATGGAGCAGTAGCTGCGAAAGATGTCAGGAAAAATTCACCTGTTCAAGAGTTTATTCGTGAAGTGGCCTGGAGAGATTTCTACAAACACGCTTTTAGTAACTGGCCTTTCCTGTCGATGGATATACCGTACCATTTTGAGCTCAATGACATGAATTGGAGAGACGACAAGGAAGCTTTCATAAGTTGGTGTGAAGGTAAAACTGGAGTACCAATTGTGGATGCTATTATGAGGAAATTGCTCTGTACAGGGTACATCAACAACCGAGCCAGAATGATAACGGCTTCGTTCATGTGCAAAAACCTACTTCTAGATTATCGCTGGGGTGAGAGATGGTTTAGAAAGCATCTAATAGATTTCGATCTAGCATCAAACGTGGGAGGATGGGGTTTCTGTTCGAGTACTGGTATAGACTCGCAACCTTACTTCCGGATTCTCAATATGGAGCTACAGAGTAAGAAATTTGATCCGAAGGGCGATTACATCAGAAAGTGGGTGCCTGAGCTGAAAGACTGTAAGGATGTTCATACTTTCCATTTGGCAAGGAAAGGCTATAAGTCTGCAATTGTTGATTACAAAAAAAGTCGTGAAGATGCGCTAGCTGCATACAGAGAGATTATTTAG
- the TDEL0A00190 gene encoding uncharacterized protein (similar to Saccharomyces cerevisiae YMR315W; ancestral locus Anc_3.0) has translation MSTVLNVGIVGTGIFARDRHLPSYQEMPSEFKVVAAFNRTKSKALDFAKVAGVSEDKVYDDLDGILNDKDVSYVDALLPAQFNLATAQKAIAAGKPILMEKPIAATMEQARGLVKLSDSTDLPIGIAENWLYLSVIDIAKKHLARIGPIVGFTHNSTGPFVTQNKYLATTWRKTPEHIGGFLSDGGVHQLALVTDLVGNFDTVSAQTKQVRKESGTDDIVFSTVKIVDSDVIGTFTYGSAFGATDKSVYLKIYGLNGSVLIQLSDRKKPYVRVQVGGSAETAGKEEIYPVEAEDSFGVNEEFKSFHEAVSNKDKSLYKGSPRVAFHHLACVAAFLESSSKSGDNVKVERI, from the coding sequence ATGTCTACAGTTTTGAACGTCGGTATCGTTGGTACAGGTATTTTTGCCAGAGACAGACATCTTCCCTCTTACCAGGAGATGCCCTCTGAATTTAAAGTTGTTGCAGCTTTCAATAGAACCAAGAGCAAGGCATTGGATTTTGCGAAAGTTGCTGGAGTGTCGGAGGATAAGGTTTATGATGATTTAGATGGTATATTGAATGATAAAGATGTCTCTTATGTCGATGCTCTATTGCCGGCGCAATTCAATTTAGCTACTGCTCAGAAAGCTATTGCTGCTGGTAAGCCAATCCTAATGGAAAAGCCTATTGCTGCTACTATGGAACAAGCTCGTGGACTTGTGAAGCTTTCCGATTCTACCGATTTGCCAATCGGTATTGCTGAGAACTGGTTGTATCTCAGTGTCATTGACATTGCAAAGAAACACCTTGCTAGAATTGGACCAATTGTTGGCTTTACACATAATTCCACTGGTCCATTTGTTACGCAAAATAAGTACCTGGCTACTACCTGGAGAAAAACTCCCGAGCACATTGGTGGGTTCCTGTCGGATGGTGGTGTTCATCAATTGGCTCTTGTAACAGATCTAGTCGGTAACTTTGATACTGTCTCTGCCCAAACTAAGCAAGTTCGTAAAGAATCTGGTACTGATGACATTGTTTTCTCCACTGTCAAGATTGTTGACAGCGATGTCATTGGTACTTTCACCTACGGTTCTGCATTTGGCGCCACAGATAAGTCGGTTTACTTGAAAATCTATGGATTGAACGGTTCCGTTTTAATCCAGCTATCTGACAGGAAGAAACCATACGTGAGGGTTCAAGTCGGTGGTTCTGCAGAGACTGctggaaaagaagagatttaTCCCGTTGAGGCTGAGGACTCATTTGGTGTTAACGAGGAGTTCAAGAGCTTTCACGAAGCAGTTTCCAACAAGGACAAGTCTTTATACAAGGGTAGTCCAAGAGTTGCCTTCCATCACCTTGCCTGCGTGGCCGCTTTTTtggaatcttcttctaagAGCGGTGACAAtgtcaaagttgaaagaatataA
- the DCP1 gene encoding Dcp1p (similar to Saccharomyces cerevisiae DCP1 (YOL149W); ancestral locus Anc_3.1), producing MTTENDGASAMTMEFYRKALNFNVIGRYDPEIKQLLFHTPHASVYKWDFGKDEWTKLDYQGVLAIYLRDVTGGKDLPPPTDSSEQSVTSAVSQNMDIPACGATLSGRDIYNYGLIILNRINPDNFSMGIVPNSVVNKRKVFDARENLNNPLECMGVEVKDELVIIKNLKNEVYGIWIHTVADRQNIYELIKYLLESDPQTSFA from the coding sequence ATGACGACGGAAAATGATGGGGCATCGGCCATGACCATGGAGTTTTACAGGAAAGCGCTGAATTTCAATGTAATTGGACGTTATGATCCAGAAATCAAACAACTGCTGTTTCACACACCGCATGCATCAGTCTACAAATGGGACTTCGGTAAGGATGAGTGGACCAAGCTTGATTACCAAGGTGTGCTGGCCATATACCTCAGAGACGTCACTGGTGGTAAGGATCTTCCACCTCCAACCGATAGCAGTGAACAAAGCGTAACATCTGCAGTCAGCCAAAATATGGATATTCCAGCCTGTGGTGCAACACTCAGTGGTCGTGATATCTACAACTACGGTCTCATTATACTGAATAGGATTAATCCTGACAATTTTTCCATGGGGATTGTACCTAACAGCGTAGTGAATAAGCGTAAGGTCTTTGATGCAAGGGAAAATTTGAATAACCCATTGGAATGCATGGGAGTTGAGGTAAAAGACGAACTTGTGATAATAAAAAACTTAAAGAATGAGGTGTATGGTATCTGGATACATACAGTTGCCGACAGACAGAATATCTAcgaattgatcaaataccTCTTGGAGAGCGATCCACAGACTTCCTTCGCGTAa